The Scatophagus argus isolate fScaArg1 chromosome 4, fScaArg1.pri, whole genome shotgun sequence DNA window AGTTCTCATCTCAAACAATGACAAGACAGCTTACAGGGAGGAGCTTTGTGCCCTGGAAACCTGGTACCAGGATAATAACCTCTCAAAGTCTGCAGGTCCAAAGAGATGGTAATTGACTTCAGGAAGCATAAGAGTGGAGGTCACACCTCCCCTTTATATCGGGGGTCAGGATTGGGTTACCTGTTTTAAACTCCTTGTGTGCACATCAGCGAGGACCTCTGTTGGACCACTCAAACCACTGCAGTTGTTAGAGCTGTACTGAGCAGCACTGCTCTCACAGGTGAGCACTCTGACTGGTGGACCTCAAGTCTCTGGAGCGGGTGGTGAAGACTGCAGAGTGACTTAAGGTTGTCACCTTCCCTCTCTGCAAAGTATCTTCAACACACAATgcctcagaaacacacagaagatcCTCAAAGATCCCAAACAGGCCAATCTCAGACTCTCTCAGATGTTAACCCTAACTACCAGCGCAGACCACCGGACCGACCAGAAACTTCTTCACCTCAGCCATCAGACTTTTAAACGAGCAGCTCCCATCACATCATCTCCCTCACCTACCTTACACACTGATGCTGCACATCTGGTCTCACACTGCACATGTATATCCTGTTTGTATACAGCGTTTTCTTATTAAGAAAATCTATTTTACTTAATTCTATTCAAATTCTTTTACTTAGTTCTATTTTTATCTTACGTCTACTTGGGTTTCTTGACTGCCTTGTCACAAGCAATTCATTGCTTCGTTGATCCTGTGTTGATGCTGAGCATATGACATAAATCTCTTTAAACttgaactttgaactttgaGGTTCAGAGTGTACGGGTTGTAGCTGCCGTGCACCAATCAAGACCCCAAACCAAAGAATGCTTCAGTGATTGGCTACAGATTGGCTAGAGTGAATGACTAGACATGACCTGTCCACTGGCCCCCTCCGGGAGGCGCTGCAGGGTTGGGTGCAtgaaaacaaccacacacagttTGTTCCCTCAGAAAATCACAGTTCAGTCAGTCCCACCATCAGTAACACTGTggtcaaaacacacactaacGTCCATCATAAAATGTTACCATCATCACCTCCTCATGCACTGTCACTGTAtatgtactgcatgtactgtgGACATTCTGTACATGCCCAGACTGCACCGATCATCCACTCCGTGTACACACAACAACCCTTCTTCAGTTCCAGTTTTCAGGTGTTTGTCTCAtccatctgtattttttttactaaaacataaatcactgattttttttgatTGATAATAATGAGATGGTTCATGTCTCAGTCTGCGGGTCGCGCGCTGCAGCAGCATCATGGAGGAGGCAGAGCACGAGCCGCTGTCGTCATTCACCGTGTTGCTATGGCACAGCCGACAGAAGCACGAGGGCctcactcacattcacacacacacacacaccgacaggCCGCCTGGCTCGTTAGCAGATAAGCGGCCAGGACTGATGGTGACCGGGTGAGCTTTGTGTGTCGGAGCGTAACCCGGGCGACGCGCAGGTATGTGAACCGGTGTACGTACCCACAGCTCGGTGCCCCAGTTGCAGCTCATGGTTTCCGCTCTGCTCCTCGTCTCTACTGCTCGCTGCTCCGCTTCTCGATCCAACGATCACCGCGAACTGCTACTGCTGCCCGCCGTGCGCATCCTCAGCTTCACAGCGgctggctgcctgtctgtctgtctgtcacaacCTCAGCCGGTCTGTCTgttcctgtctgcagcagcacgAGAGCTGAGGACACGGTCACGCGCAGCGCGGCTCCCCGGAGGACCCTTTGTCATCTGTGaagagatgctgtgtgtgtgagggtgtgtgtgtggacgtgcaTTTCTGCACTtctggggacaaaaatctgttcacacagtcacactgtgaggacccgTCTTCCTTATGAGGACCAAACTCAAGTACCCACAACAAATATAATCGAATATTAAGGTGAAAAGTTGCTTTATGGTTAGGgtgaggttaggattaggcaagtaatgtgATGGAAACATaactgtgtgtgcgcgcgtgcactgagcatgctcagttgCAACCCCACCCTGCTGTCACCCATACACACAACAATAAACGGGTTCCGCTGTATCAGAGAATAATAATCGGGATGTCAAATCAGTCCAATAAGCATCATTGATGGTATCAGTcctccagcaggtggcgctcttctctaattaattacattttcagcactttttaTTGATCCTTCAAATAAGCAATCAGAGCTAAAGTTAAAAGGTCCAGAGTCTTTCATCCAGTGAGAAATGAAGGTGAGTTTTGAGTTGTTGAGGACAGCAGCTGAGTGTTAACCATGTATTTAATGTCTTTACTGTCTCATTCATTATTATCACTAAAAACAACAGTCCCACAAAACATGCAGTACTCGCAcatcagttcaattcagttcaattcaattttatttatatagcaccttttacaatcaaaaaggtgctttacagagacccagagcctgaacccccgagcaagcagacagtggcaaggaaaaactcccttttaacaggaagaaaccctgagcagaaGAGCTTAAATTAAATACTTAATATGTAGcagtaccacagtgtagaaatacaagtaaaagtcGTGCATTTaatttgaagtaaaaaaaaaaaataacataccATAAAGGTAGTAGCAGTAAGTGCTCATTATGAATATTTTAGATTGATGTTGGATTTTCAGTGGATGTGAAGAAGTATCTTTTTCATCTTGAGTTAACTGTAATTATTGTCTGATAATTCAGAAAAGACTTtttgccattgtaagtgaagaggtttcacattactaggaatttgtcttggtgattggtgcatacatagaacgtaacaagtaacatataatagaagaatgaaataaaataaaataaaataaaatagaataaggtaacacaaaataaaataagataagtaaaataaatatgtttctggaggtagtatagtgcaagtgggtgaggtaaactGCAagtgaacagcaggtggataatgacgagcaaaatcaattgctaaggtgcagggcagcatgttagtcagttggtgttcaacagtctaacagcacaggggaagaagctgttcttgtggcgagaggttttggtccgaatggaccgtaacctcctgcctgaagggagtttcacaaAGAGTTTTTAAGTTATAATTGTGTAATAACTTAAAAATACTTTAGTAACAATTACTGTAATGCATTGTACTGGGAGACTCGAAGACCTGCAGGATGCATTGCACTGCAGGAAGTGAAAAGTGAATTCAGTTTCTGTCACTTGTGAAGAGATATTCTACAtgcagtcagtttgtttgtttgtttgtgacgTGTTGACAGCGTTTCACAGCACAGACCTGCATATGGTACGGAGTTCAGGTCtaagtattttacattttactgtgggtGAATACTCACTGTTGATTGGCTGCAGGATGTCCACTAAGCCCTGAGGATGGACGCTTCCTGATCACTGAtcgaaatgaaaaaaaataaaacaaagtcaatAGCAACAAAGTGAAGAGCTGCAGTGCTTCGTTGTCAACACAGGATGGcgactgcaacacacacacacagactcacgTCAAACCTGTTGGACATGCAGGGTGAGCTGCCGGTGCACTGAAAACATATTAACTCTGTGAATTCATATCATTATTAATAACAGGCAGAGAGGCACCATGAAGTACTCTGAACCTTTCCTTCAGTAAAACTAATAGCACAATATAATCAGTATAACCCGGTAAATGCACTTTAagtaaagagagaagaaatacTCAGTGCAGCTGATGATTCTTTTCACTTTGATTCCTCTCCTGATAattttctccatgaatccactgattgtttggtttgtcaaactggtgaaaatagtgagaaatgtggacccaaagtgactccttcacagagtttgttcagtccaaccaacagtACAAAGCTCAGCAttattacaaacacattcagatgcaaaaaaaatgtgtatcacttttaaatgtaatttcaaaGAGATGTCATTGGTGTGATTTAGGGAAACTTCTGATGTCAGtcaggtccaggtccaggttTTGATCCAGGATCAGCGTTATCTGTGATGACTTTACAGTGACAGTAAATATCAGCTGTAACGTCTGCAGGGTCACAGCACAAACCTTTTCATCGGatctgcagctgaaatgtcAGCGAGTCCTTCAGTATGAAGGTCCCTCACACTCTTACACTCTTTTATTAAGTATCAGAGACTTCATCTTGAATACGTCTTTACAGGATCAGTATGCTCATCTCACTCTGTCACTGGGTTTTCATTGTGACTGCAGAAGTAAACACCAAAGGAAACGTTTGAGTTTAACATGAGAAATCAGCCATCTGTCCAGGCTGCTTCTTCTGAGATGGAGACTGTGACAATGAATGAAGCAATGATTTAACTGAAACCTTATTTTTAAACGTTTGAAACATGCTAccttttcaatttcaattcaattcaattcagtttatttatatagcgccaattcacaacaaaagttatctcatgacactttccaatttgagcaggtcgagaccaaactctttaattaaattgtgaaatagagagagcccaacattcccccttgagcaagcacttggcgacagtggcgaggaaaaactgccttttagtaggcagaaacctcggagcagaccccggctcaagatgggcggccatctgccttgaccggttgagttgagagagagagagagagagagagagagagagagagagagagaggcagagagagcaagggagagaggcagaggggggggggtgtgagagaaggagcacacaagcagagatgcatagcagcagtaataataccagaagtatcggaaaagtagataatgataatgacaataatgacaaaaaacCAGTTTGTACATCTGTCGCTTTAACGCGAAGTTCGACTGTTTTTGTAATTGTCGGCAAACGCAGTGCCAGAGCTCTGATGTAAGAACATTATGAACACTTATGACAGCTAACATTAGACGCCATGGTAACAACATTAACACCCAAAATTACATTCAGCTCTTACTTCACACATAATCATAACTCGTCACATCATGCGCTGGCCTTCATCTCTGCTGCCAGACACGAAACCAgcttttctttagtttttttttggcaaagtcAAAAAACATCGCTCTCATTTTCAGCCACTCCTTGATTTCAAAAATTCATCAGTTGAAGTGATCGAACTGCATGAAATCCAGGTTTCAACACAGAATATAAAAGTATTTGAAGGCTATGGTTCAGACATTCTTAATAGGAAAACTCTCAGCTGTCCAAACATGTAGAAGCAGGTCATGTGACTAttaaaggtcagaggtcatcagACTGCATGAATCACAATCATAATAAAGTGTGATATTTCATTTGTATGGTAATTTAACAGAGAGCATCTGTACGTTTCTCTCTGACTGCAGATCAATAATTGATGAAGGTTAATGATTCCAGTTGGAGGGCCTCTGGAGTTTGTGATGAAATCATCTCTGAGCTGCAGGACACCAACTTCATTCCAATCTGACAGCCTGTTATTAATAAACCGATGTTttattaatgaaacatttcaatCTGCTACCTTTACACCTCAACTGTAGTTTGAATTAACTTTATTAAGAtcattctctcacacacacacacacacacacctgcataaAAAATTGAAATCAAACTTTATTCAAACAGTTTtttacataaaatacaaaaaaaacaaaacacatataaTAAACTTGTAAACAGGAAGGGTGTGTTCACATGCGGCAGGTGTCATGAAATGCCTCCAGGGTTCTAAAGTCCCTCCATGTTGGAGGAAGTCCATCCTGCAGGAAGCGACCACAGCGCTGGCACGAAGACTGGAAGAGCTTAATGTAGCTCCGCAGCCAGGtctacagagagacagacaggtgagactgACAGATATTGGCAGAGGCAGATGGGTAGGGCTCATTGATCAGTTATCAATCAGTGTCTCACCATGAAAGATCGAACCACAACATCAGGCATCTGGGGCAACTGGTAGTGCAGCAGAGCAGTGGTAGCATGATCCGTTACCTAGCAACAgcacaaccaatcagagcactgCACACTACACACAGGTATcattaagattttactgatacCGTCAATACGTCTACATACCGATGTCAATACGTCTACATACCGATACTTATCAAtactttctgtttctttggAATGACAACATGAAAGACGTTAAGGTGGTTACTTCCCATGCACAAATGTACAGTCCGCGTACATCACTTTTTCATCACATTTGGAGACGTGAGCCCATGTAGGATGTCAAGATGGGGTTACATTCACTGACTAAGTGAACCCTGCTGGGGTCTGGATTGCCAGCGGCTTCGCCACCATGAGAGGACGGTTAGGACTTTGTTAGACTGAATgaacagcacataaacacatccCAACTGCAGTTCAGGTAAGGACAGAAGAGTCTTACCTTCTGGAACACCTGGTACTGAGACTTGGTCCAAATGTCCAGctgagaaggacagacagagatatTACCATGGAGACTGATGGACAGGGTTCAGATATTACCTGCCTCATGTTGATCTCTCACCTTTCCGTCTTCATTGTAAACGTTTTCACTGAAACCTCGAACAACAGTTCTGTCGATGAACAGTGAACGCATCACTACAATCGCCTTCAACACCTTTCCCAGAGTTACCTGAGAGGGAGACGGGTGAGACAGCTGAGACACTGACACAGTCACTACATGTCCTGAAAACACCTGTACGTCTCCAAAGACTttccaactaatccagaatgccGCAGCACATGTACTGTCAAAAACTTatattagagatcatatttctcctgtgtTGGCTtctcaagctcctctactatggaaccatcttccggtttcggttcgggaggcggacaccctctctatatttaagagtagactaaaaactttcctgttagataaagcttatagttagggctggtttAGGCTGgtctctagttatgctgctatagacttagactgccggggaggatctcccatgatgcactgagcttctctctcctcctctaactctccttctgcacacatttatgtcccattaatgcatgttactaactcaacttcttccctggagtctttgtgctttctggtctctcaggttcccatgaatcgtggttggacctcctgctgcggtcctgcttgacactggtgactgttattaccacctgttatatttctgcattattattattattactactatcaaaatcattattattattgttgttaataatatattttatcgTTCCAATACAGTATTGGAATGATAAAAAATGGATAATGCGACATTATTggctctgtgtctctctcacaactggtcaaggcagatggccacccacaTTGAGTGGGTGacaccaagtgcttgctcatgggggttttgttgggtttctctaaaaaatcaaattaaatgtttggtctagacctgctctaattggaaagtgtcatgatataacttctgttgtgatttggtgctatatgaattgaactgaattgaaaaatattttgtcattacCAGCAGTACAGCAGATGTCCCGTTAGGTCTGAACAGCTCAATGGTCATATCAGGAAACATCCTGCCGATCCGAGAGATGACATCATCCACATACCTGTACACAGAGGAACAGAGTATTGCAGTACTGTGAAGGAGGTGTTACAGTAATTTAGTTCAGCTGACTTTGGCTGTGGTCTGGTTCATGGTTTACAGATGGTCTGAGCCAGCCGGAGAACTCGGGTTCTGACAGCAGGTCAGGCTGCACTTTGTTGTCACCTTGTGCTGACGGAGAAATATCAGAGTACTGATATGATCAGAGTGTAACTGTACTGCGATGGGAAGAATGACACACAGCTGTAACACTTTTTAAAAGGTCGACAAAGTACAACCAAACAACTTAAAATCAAAGAGTACCACTGCAGTATTACTGTAATATATACTACTCTAGTATCATAGCAGTATGTGTGACTGCAGTACTCACTGAGGAGGTAGTACCAGAGTACTGGGTTGAACTTTGGGTCGTCTCTTGGCTGAAGCTCCCATCTGATTGGCCGATCGTTTCAGTGACTGTTGATTCAGCAAACTAGAGGCCAAACCGGCGTGGTACTGCAactacacacagaaatacacaaacatgtgcaTACAAAAGACGCACCACCGccttcattatcatcatcatcatagaAATGTTGGGCAGACTGCATtaagtaatttcccagcttggaattaataaaggaaatttaaaaaaatgtactggTTTGGAGTTGCACTGCCGCCCACCAATAGAGAAGGATGTCTTCCCCCCTCACATTTACCTTGTTGGACCACTTGTaggcctgcagcagctgagaaTATAATGGAGTTTTGTCCTGAACTGGATCCAGACTGAGAAGACCACTATTGTGGAGAGGATGAGACTCTGAGGGCCGACCAACCAGACCACTGAGACGCTCCAACtcactgagacagacaaaacagacagacagacaggtggaaaCAGTGTGAGAatcagtgtgtttgaatgaatgaaacacatttaatttaataaaataaatgaaaccagCTGAGCTCTGTAGGTCAAACTTCCCTGAACAGTCAGCTgaccgcccagacagatccacagatgacgccataaccttcctgctgcacaagacactttcccacgtagacactaggatgaggaactatgtgagagtgctgtttgtggactacagctcagcattcaataccatagtcccctccaggctggtaactaagctgtgtgatcttggactgaactcctccctgtgcaggtggatccacagcttccttactgacagacaacaggtggtacgcgtgggcccccatagctcatcccccctcaccctcaacactggatccgtccactctgcatctggggtggtctgaggtggagagggtggacagttttaaatacctcagtgtgaccatcacacgggaccggttctggtcactgcacattcacaggactgtgaagaaggccaggcagcgtctgttccacctcagacgcctcagagacttcaggctccccctcaaggtgctcaggaacttttacacctgcaccactgagagcatcttgagtgggagcatcaccacatggatgggcagctgcacaaagcaggacctctcggcctTTAGGAGGgaagtccgctcagctgagtgGACattcagaacaactttacccgacctgcaggacatttacatcaaacgatgcaggtcgagagctgagaagatcctcaggcagccccatcaccccggacactcactcttctccctgctgccatcaggccgtcggttctgctgcctgagaaccaacactgagaggatgaggagaagcttcttcccccaggccatccatCTGCTCAAgagtgagcgttaatctggacaatcccactcccacctgcactacatgtaaatactgcacattttcacattttaaattttattattttttttataagcgttctattttacaatatttaaattttacttacctattttttggtagcagggacacaaagaatttcactgcacattgtaccgtgtatgattgtgtgtgtgacaaataaacctatcttgtatcttatcttgtatcttgtacaGTCTACATCCATGAACCCTACTGGTGTCTCCTCTGGTTTGGTGTCCACAAACAGACAACATGTGAATAAATCCAGAcgactgtgtttttgttcagcagcAGCGTACAGACATCGGTGCtgaactgcacagaaaaaaatgagtcaaAAGTTAAATGCAGTCTGGTGTGAGTTAGCAGGGAGAACTGGACCCTTCGTAGGCAGCCTGTCCCGGCTGTCTGGGCCATCTTATCTGTATGACGGACTCACTGTTAACCTGTGTGGTGGTTCACCTGTGGTTCGGTGGGTTTGCACACTAACAATTCATTTTTTAAGCTTAAATCCACAGAAAAGTCATTAAGAAGCAACACGATCTGGAACGCCGGACTtaacaagaatttccctccagggataaataaaggaattctgattctgattgctgtttaaaatgtttatgagtGTTAAGTCTACAAACCAGCAGCATATAAATGTTGTCTGATGGCAACATTTACATGCTTACATCcctttgagaaactcccttcaggcaggaggttacggtccattcggaccaaaacctcacgccacaagaacagcttccTGTGTAATGTGAAACTGTATAAGTGAAGacacttacatggcaataaagacgattctgattctgaactgaAACCCTGAGTCTCCGCTGATGTACTGTGGTGTGGCGCACTCACTTGAGGTCTCTGTTGACTGCCTGCAGGTTGTCCTGAAATTCGGCTATAAACTGCTTCTCTCGGCCCTCCAACGTCTCTCGGTTCTTCATACCGTCCTTCAGGGACTCAAACACGCGGCTCACGCTGGAGCGGAGTGCCTGTATGCCGCTGATGGCATGAGAGAAAGCGTCCAAATTCACCCCAACGTTCACCACGTCTGCCATTTTCAGCTACTGTTTCTGTCTGCTACCGCTGCTGGCGCACAGCTATGGCGTCACATGGTCCGCAGGCGCACAAATATGGCGTCACCAGCAGCGGGCGCAAACCACAGACATAGTAAAGAGTAGACGCCACCACAGATATATATAGAAGACATCACATCGACCTCTACTGCCTATTGGCGCTGATGAGCCGCGGGGCCGCCATCTTGGACCGGTCACCCGCTCCACTCAGAGTAATAGAatagaatcaactttattggcagtatatatatttttacacacatactgaatttgaatACTGCAGTTATCCCATCCctagttgaacacacacatgcaacacccggcaaattacatgcagtgaaacacacacaggagcagtgggcagcatcaggcgcccagggagcatattggggggttaagtgccttgctcaagggcacatcagccagctaatggaggggggggggggcatttttcacattaatcactccaccacacccaaatttttcctgcccgtccggtgggggaatcgaaccggtgaccttccgatcacaagccgcttctcaatttttttattattgatgtaaaaattgttttttatcGTTCCAATACTgttattatcattgttgttatgcatctctgttgacccccccccccccttctttgtctctctgtctgtctctttctctgtctctgtctctctctagcTGTCTCTCTCAAAGAGCACAGCTTCTTCTTTAAAATTACATCTGAAAATCCAACAAACCTGTCGAGATTTTTGTATGTCCAACTGACTGAACAAAAGAGTGCAGGTCATCTGTTCAGTTCTGTCTCTTTGTGAATTTTCCCAGTACTAACAAAGGCCTATGatgaactttattaatcccacagtggggaaattcacttgtcgtggcagctcacaagaacagaaaagagtgcaaaaagcaaaaagtgttacaaaaaatatagagataataaattaacaacttaaataaacactgtacaatatacagctatatacaagtctgCATAAGAGAGGACAAGCGGACTCTCTTTTATCTTATCTATGGTTGCTTAttgaatcacatttcaaaacttTACTTTCTGGGGTGTTAGAGAATTATTTCAGTTCTCTGCTTGTTGTCTCTCTGAGCCATCTCTCTTCATCCAGGAGGCAGGTCATCTAAACCCCAATTCCTTGGGGAGTTGCATCTCACTGTATCTCATTGAGACACCATCAATTCCGGTGTGCAGTCTAAGTATAAGCTTTGCGGTATGCAGTGACCTATGACCCTTACCTAAGACTCATATATGTTGACTAGAGAGGAGAGCAGACTTCAGAATTGGCTTGGCAGTGCACTGAGTAGCATCAGTTCACCGTTAACGTTGTTTCTCCTCGGCCGAGTCTCATTAAAACACTTCATACTCTGTCTCCAGAGCCTCCTACTCTCATCTGAGTTGAAGGTTTTCCTCCACAAGTGGGAAAAGTACTATGATTTATGTACTACTGGTAATCTTCTTATTTTACTCGAGAAATTTCTTATTCATTAAGCTAAATTTCATTTCCGTATGCTGTTGGTCAcatcaacaaatgaaaaatgacattgtGCTGAGGATTAATCAAAGGATTGTTGGGTACAGCTCTGGCGTAGCTACAGTTGTTGCACCAGGAGGTCACTACCACCACCCACCTGACAAAACCTCCAATTGTCTCACCCAGCAGAGAAAACTCTGCTTACCCCCCCGAGGATGGACTCTCTCTCTACTCCAGGATCTCTTCAGTCCTGCTGCAGTCCGATTCGTCTGTCAAGTCGAGTGGGCAGGAAATTTCATGTCCATGAAATCTGTTCTTCTTtgccaaaaggaaaagaaaatagtattcccactttgtttttcttccttttttcttttctgtttgttgtttcttgttgaAACATTTTGTAGTTCAGAGAGGtggagtaagagagagagaggaacacagacagacagggagacataatgagggagacagagagagagagagagagagaaagacacagagagagagacaaacagagagagagggacagacagagagagagagaaagagagagatacagagagggagggagggagggaagaagaggt harbors:
- the med27 gene encoding mediator of RNA polymerase II transcription subunit 27, with amino-acid sequence MADVVNVGVNLDAFSHAISGIQALRSSVSRVFESLKDGMKNRETLEGREKQFIAEFQDNLQAVNRDLNELERLSGLVGRPSESHPLHNSGLLSLDPVQDKTPLYSQLLQAYKWSNKLQYHAGLASSLLNQQSLKRSANQMGASAKRRPKVQPSTLVLPPQYVDDVISRIGRMFPDMTIELFRPNGTSAVLLVTLGKVLKAIVVMRSLFIDRTVVRGFSENVYNEDGKLDIWTKSQYQVFQKVTDHATTALLHYQLPQMPDVVVRSFMTWLRSYIKLFQSSCQRCGRFLQDGLPPTWRDFRTLEAFHDTCRM